One genomic segment of bacterium includes these proteins:
- a CDS encoding carboxymuconolactone decarboxylase family protein has protein sequence MPRIEPVEAPYAEDVAPILEAMMPPGIEPLRLFRVIAKNSRILGKIKNSNLLDRGSIERRDRELVILRTTARCGSEYEWGVHVLFFGKRFGLTEEQIAATRTGSGNESFWSERDRALLGLVDELHDGAAVSEPRWQTLRGYFDEVQLVELVTLTGFYHTISFLTNAFEIDLEAGSTRFPELT, from the coding sequence CATTCTCGAGGCGATGATGCCTCCGGGCATCGAGCCCTTGCGCCTGTTTCGGGTCATCGCGAAGAACTCGCGCATCCTTGGGAAGATCAAGAACTCGAACCTGCTCGATCGCGGATCCATCGAACGACGCGACCGAGAACTCGTGATTCTTCGCACCACCGCGCGCTGCGGGTCGGAATATGAGTGGGGTGTTCACGTTCTGTTCTTCGGCAAGCGCTTCGGGCTCACAGAAGAGCAGATCGCGGCGACCCGCACCGGAAGCGGCAACGAGAGCTTCTGGTCCGAGCGGGATCGGGCGTTGCTCGGACTCGTCGACGAACTCCACGACGGAGCCGCCGTCTCGGAACCTCGCTGGCAGACGTTGCGAGGCTACTTCGATGAGGTCCAACTCGTGGAGCTCGTCACGCTCACGGGCTTCTACCACACGATCTCGTTCCTCACGAACGCGTTCGAGATCGATCTCGAAGCCGGAAGCACGCGCTTTCCCGAGCTGACCTGA
- a CDS encoding zinc-dependent peptidase: MLHWFRDRRRRKLLEQPFPDGWEELISHNLAHDAWLDEAERGRLRDLTRIFVAEKKWEGCGGLSLDDEIRVTIAANACLLILGRSHDLYKNVRSILVYPSTVVIPERHPGAFEIPRGEVRGPIPILGEAQLRGPVILVWDAVEHQTRHPGRGHNVVFHEFAHKLDMRDGGVDGTPPLESRAEYQRWIEVCEREYRSLRERAEKDQRSLLDVYGATNEAEFFAVATELFFDQPISMRKRHADLYEILQAFYRQDPAARVERRCGAPERRETDP, translated from the coding sequence GTGTTGCATTGGTTCCGCGATCGCCGCCGCAGGAAGCTCCTCGAGCAGCCCTTCCCCGATGGATGGGAGGAGCTCATCTCACACAATCTCGCCCATGATGCCTGGCTCGACGAAGCGGAGCGGGGACGGCTTCGCGATCTGACCCGGATCTTCGTTGCGGAGAAGAAATGGGAGGGGTGCGGGGGCCTCAGCCTCGACGACGAGATCCGCGTGACGATTGCAGCCAATGCCTGTCTGCTGATCCTCGGGCGCTCCCACGATCTCTACAAGAATGTTCGCTCGATCCTGGTCTACCCCTCTACGGTGGTCATCCCCGAGCGCCACCCGGGCGCTTTCGAGATCCCGCGAGGGGAAGTGCGAGGGCCGATTCCCATTCTCGGGGAAGCCCAGCTGCGCGGACCTGTCATCCTGGTGTGGGACGCCGTCGAACATCAGACCCGCCACCCGGGACGAGGGCATAACGTCGTGTTCCACGAATTCGCCCACAAACTCGATATGCGAGATGGCGGAGTGGACGGCACCCCGCCCCTTGAGAGCCGGGCCGAGTACCAGCGCTGGATCGAAGTATGTGAGCGGGAGTACCGAAGCCTGCGCGAACGCGCTGAGAAAGACCAGCGCAGCCTGCTCGATGTGTATGGCGCCACCAACGAGGCCGAGTTCTTCGCCGTCGCCACTGAGCTCTTCTTCGACCAGCCGATTTCGATGCGCAAACGCCATGCGGACCTCTACGAGATCCTCCAGGCTTTCTATCGCCAGGACCCGGCCGCCCGCGTCGAGAGACGCTGCGGCGCCCCTGAACGCCGGGAGACGGATCCCTGA
- a CDS encoding acyl-CoA carboxylase subunit beta, with protein sequence MNPPLLAPPLQSSLDPRSSDFQENRAAMLEKLAEIDGLLDQAEAGGGARHHERLAKRGKLPVRERITLALDPDSPFLEISPLAAYNSSYTIGGGAVMGIGVIAGVECVIFANDPTVLGGALTPYVSKKWMRALEIARDNHIPYVSFVESAGADLRVKTGGGDDGGQAAVSARIDHFAESGRFFYEMIELSKLEIPTVCVVFGSSTAGGAYQPGMSDYNIVIKEQSKIFLAGPPLVKMATGEESDDETLGGAKMHAEVSGLGEYLAEDERDALRLCREVVSHLNWRKPGPPPSLQSDEPVLDPEELLGMVSPDLRRPVDVRDVIGRVVDGSRFEEFKPRYGTTLVCGWASLQGYPVGVLGNNGVLNPQSAEKAAHFIQLNNQIDVPLLFLQNLTGFVVGKEVEQAGIIKKGSQMLNAVTNSTVPHLTVIIGASYGAGTYAMSGRAFNNRFTFIWPTAKIAVMGPKQIAGVMSIVRRARAARLGEEFDEEADAQLVAAVEAIQEKGSLALEATGTISDDGILDPRDMRTALGICLSVVRNAPVEGADGYGVFRL encoded by the coding sequence ATGAACCCCCCTCTTTTGGCGCCTCCGCTCCAGTCGAGTCTCGATCCTCGTTCTTCCGATTTTCAGGAGAACCGGGCTGCGATGCTCGAGAAGCTGGCCGAGATCGACGGCCTGCTCGATCAGGCGGAAGCCGGCGGGGGAGCTCGCCACCACGAGCGCCTGGCCAAACGCGGAAAGCTCCCGGTTCGGGAGCGGATTACCCTGGCCCTCGATCCGGACAGCCCGTTCCTCGAGATCAGCCCGCTGGCGGCGTACAACTCGTCCTACACGATCGGCGGCGGAGCGGTGATGGGGATCGGCGTCATCGCCGGGGTCGAATGCGTGATCTTTGCCAACGATCCCACCGTGCTAGGCGGTGCACTCACGCCCTATGTGAGCAAGAAGTGGATGCGCGCGCTCGAGATCGCCCGCGACAACCACATTCCCTATGTGAGCTTCGTCGAGTCGGCGGGTGCCGACCTGCGCGTAAAGACGGGCGGCGGGGATGACGGAGGCCAGGCGGCCGTCTCGGCACGGATCGATCACTTCGCGGAATCCGGCCGCTTCTTCTACGAGATGATCGAGCTCTCGAAGCTGGAGATCCCCACGGTTTGCGTGGTGTTCGGTTCGTCGACGGCCGGAGGTGCCTACCAGCCCGGCATGTCCGACTACAACATCGTCATCAAGGAACAATCCAAGATCTTTCTTGCGGGCCCGCCCCTGGTGAAGATGGCGACCGGCGAGGAATCCGACGACGAAACCCTCGGCGGTGCAAAGATGCATGCAGAGGTGTCGGGGCTTGGCGAGTACCTTGCCGAGGACGAGCGCGATGCGCTTCGCCTTTGTCGCGAGGTCGTTTCCCATTTGAACTGGCGAAAACCCGGCCCGCCACCGAGTCTGCAATCCGACGAGCCGGTGCTCGATCCGGAAGAGTTGCTGGGCATGGTCAGCCCGGATCTGCGACGGCCCGTGGACGTGCGCGACGTCATCGGGCGGGTCGTGGATGGCTCACGCTTCGAGGAGTTCAAGCCCCGCTACGGCACGACCCTGGTATGTGGTTGGGCTTCGCTTCAGGGCTATCCGGTGGGCGTTCTCGGCAACAACGGAGTGCTGAACCCACAGAGCGCCGAGAAGGCTGCGCACTTCATCCAGCTGAACAACCAGATCGACGTGCCGCTTCTCTTCCTGCAGAACCTGACTGGTTTCGTGGTGGGCAAGGAAGTCGAGCAGGCGGGCATCATCAAGAAGGGCTCGCAGATGCTCAACGCCGTGACGAACTCGACGGTGCCCCACCTGACCGTGATCATCGGCGCGTCCTACGGCGCGGGCACCTATGCGATGTCCGGTCGCGCCTTCAACAACCGCTTCACCTTCATCTGGCCGACCGCGAAGATCGCCGTCATGGGGCCGAAGCAGATCGCCGGGGTGATGTCGATCGTACGAAGGGCAAGGGCGGCGCGCCTGGGCGAAGAGTTCGACGAGGAAGCGGACGCTCAGCTCGTCGCGGCCGTCGAGGCGATTCAGGAAAAGGGTTCGCTCGCGCTCGAGGCCACCGGCACGATCAGCGATGACGGCATTCTCGACCCTCGAGACATGCGTACGGCCCTCGGGATCTGTCTCTCGGTGGTGCGCAACGCTCCAGTCGAGGGTGCGGACGGTTACGGAGTATTCAGGCTGTGA
- a CDS encoding ATP-grasp domain-containing protein, with amino-acid sequence MSFSTLLIANRGEIARRVIRTAHDMGIRCVAVYVAADRDAPHVADADEAVCLPGSYLDGKAILEAAQLTGAGAVHPGYGFLSENAGFAADVVAANLTWVGPSPDAIAQMGDKLEALALAERANVRTLPSSKDLGAADAVGFPLLVKAAAGGGGKGMRIVSKPGDLEEAVAAAQREAASGFGDDRVFLERYVSHARHIEIQILGDAHGGLVHLGERECSIQRRHQKILEESPSPRVDAALREEMGSAALRLAETLGYQSAGTVEFLLDDDTGEFFFLEVNTRLQVEHPVTEAVTGIDLVREQLRIARGESLGYDQADVSFNGSAVEARLYAEDPANDFLPETGQLVAFTPAASPEVRWDSGVIEGTVVGTEFDPMLAKVIAHAPTRIEAASRLALALERTHLGGVTTNRDFLAATLRTAEFLAGDTTTDFIERVGPARSLDLDEEETDRLARVAALWIQAMNRSEVQVWAEIPSGWRNARMPDQRVCLRSGERDIEVSYRRLRDGSFRFSDGLLARVCSFSPSEIDVEIDARRSRARITRGEDFLIVHGPRGDLKLVLLPRFEIPGREDAAGGFVARMPGKVIDLRVEVGDVVEAGQTVVVLEAMKMEHPMNATEDGIVREVRVALGDQVESGAVLLVVEPASGEEETT; translated from the coding sequence GTGAGCTTCTCGACTCTCTTGATTGCCAATCGGGGTGAGATCGCCCGCCGCGTGATTCGCACGGCTCACGACATGGGGATCCGCTGCGTTGCCGTGTACGTGGCTGCTGATCGGGATGCACCGCATGTTGCCGATGCGGACGAGGCGGTCTGTCTTCCCGGCTCCTATCTGGATGGCAAGGCGATTCTGGAAGCCGCTCAGTTGACCGGTGCCGGCGCGGTCCACCCGGGCTACGGCTTCCTCTCGGAGAATGCCGGCTTCGCTGCCGATGTCGTCGCTGCGAACCTCACCTGGGTGGGTCCTTCCCCGGACGCGATCGCGCAGATGGGCGACAAGCTCGAGGCCCTGGCACTGGCTGAGCGGGCGAACGTGCGGACGCTTCCCAGCAGCAAGGATCTCGGCGCGGCGGATGCCGTTGGCTTTCCTCTGCTCGTCAAGGCGGCCGCCGGGGGTGGCGGCAAGGGCATGCGGATCGTCTCGAAGCCCGGGGATCTCGAAGAGGCCGTCGCGGCGGCTCAACGGGAGGCAGCCAGCGGGTTCGGTGATGATCGGGTCTTCCTCGAGCGCTACGTGTCCCATGCTCGGCATATCGAGATCCAGATCCTCGGTGATGCCCATGGCGGCCTCGTCCATCTGGGTGAGCGCGAATGTTCGATCCAACGTCGGCATCAGAAGATCCTCGAGGAATCACCGTCGCCCCGGGTCGATGCGGCCCTTCGAGAAGAGATGGGAAGTGCGGCGTTGCGTCTGGCCGAGACCCTTGGCTATCAGAGCGCGGGAACGGTCGAGTTCCTGTTGGATGACGACACGGGCGAGTTCTTCTTCCTCGAAGTCAATACCCGCCTCCAGGTGGAGCATCCAGTGACCGAGGCCGTGACCGGAATCGATCTGGTGCGTGAGCAGCTGCGCATCGCACGAGGCGAGAGCCTTGGCTACGACCAGGCCGATGTCAGCTTCAACGGGTCGGCCGTCGAGGCGCGATTGTACGCCGAGGATCCGGCGAACGACTTCCTGCCGGAGACGGGCCAGTTGGTTGCCTTCACGCCAGCCGCCTCGCCCGAGGTCCGCTGGGATTCCGGCGTGATCGAGGGCACGGTCGTTGGTACGGAATTCGATCCGATGCTGGCCAAGGTGATCGCCCACGCACCCACCCGAATCGAAGCCGCCAGCCGCTTGGCCCTGGCTCTCGAACGCACGCATCTCGGTGGGGTGACGACGAACAGGGATTTCCTGGCTGCAACCCTGCGGACCGCGGAGTTCCTGGCCGGTGATACCACCACGGATTTCATTGAGCGAGTGGGCCCTGCGCGCTCGCTCGACCTGGACGAGGAGGAGACCGACCGCTTGGCTCGGGTGGCCGCACTCTGGATCCAGGCCATGAACCGGAGCGAGGTCCAGGTGTGGGCAGAGATACCGAGTGGTTGGCGAAACGCCCGCATGCCCGATCAGCGGGTGTGTCTGCGCAGCGGGGAGCGCGACATCGAGGTCAGCTATCGACGCCTCAGAGACGGCAGCTTCCGGTTCTCGGATGGCTTGCTCGCCCGAGTCTGCTCGTTCAGCCCGAGCGAAATCGATGTCGAGATCGACGCCAGGCGAAGCCGGGCTCGGATCACGCGAGGGGAGGATTTCCTGATCGTCCACGGTCCGCGCGGAGATCTGAAGCTCGTTCTGCTGCCCCGCTTCGAGATTCCCGGCCGGGAAGATGCCGCAGGCGGATTCGTTGCGCGGATGCCCGGCAAGGTCATCGACCTGCGCGTCGAGGTGGGCGATGTCGTCGAGGCCGGGCAGACCGTCGTCGTGCTCGAGGCGATGAAGATGGAACATCCGATGAACGCCACGGAAGACGGAATCGTGCGTGAAGTGCGTGTTGCCCTGGGTGACCAGGTAGAGAGCGGAGCCGTGCTGCTCGTGGTCGAACCCGCTTCCGGCGAAGAGGAAACGACATGA
- a CDS encoding DUF1446 domain-containing protein, with the protein MKDPVRIANCSGFFGDRLSAAKEMVEGGRIDVLTGDWLAELTMLILARTQAKRPGGGHARTFVMQMEQVMGTCLDKGIKVVSNAGGLDPEGCAEAVAEVAKKLGLHPKIAFVRGDDLMPRMAELVAADQLHHFETGEPIKEASFLTANAYFGCWGIVDALNRGADIVITGRTTDAAVVCGPAAWHHGWSRTDWDALAGGVTAGHVIECGTQATGGNYAFFTEVPGLVRTGFPWADVAADGSTVIGKHEGTGGEVSIGTVTSQLLYEIGGPEYFGPDVTTRFDTIELEQVGPDRVRMHGIQGEPPPATLKVCLNRAGGFRNDMNVCLTGLDIEAKAKLVEEAFWEACPYGPEDYAQVTTRLVRTDKSDPETNEQAVALWRISAKDPDEKKVGRAFSNAMGELGLSTIPGFFGVGGGPAAGRPFGVYEPARIAAELVPQEVVILGSESGEISSVVPRPDVRVEPTPGPEAARPEGETRRAPLGVVFGSRSGDKGGNANLGVFARSDEAWAWLDAFLTEERLRELLPEVAPLPIDRHRLASLRSINFVIHGLLEEGVAASTRQDGQAKSLGEWLRARVVDLPVALLP; encoded by the coding sequence ATGAAGGATCCGGTACGCATCGCGAACTGCTCGGGCTTTTTCGGAGATCGCCTCTCCGCTGCAAAGGAGATGGTCGAAGGCGGCCGCATCGATGTGCTCACGGGCGACTGGCTCGCCGAGTTGACCATGCTGATCCTCGCCCGCACGCAGGCCAAGCGCCCCGGCGGTGGTCATGCCCGCACCTTCGTGATGCAGATGGAGCAGGTGATGGGTACCTGTCTCGACAAGGGCATCAAAGTGGTTTCGAATGCGGGTGGTCTCGATCCGGAAGGCTGCGCCGAGGCGGTCGCGGAGGTCGCCAAGAAGCTCGGCCTGCATCCGAAGATCGCCTTCGTGCGCGGTGACGATCTGATGCCTCGTATGGCGGAACTGGTTGCCGCCGATCAACTGCATCATTTCGAGACCGGCGAGCCGATCAAGGAGGCCAGCTTCCTGACGGCCAACGCCTACTTCGGATGTTGGGGGATCGTCGATGCGTTGAACCGTGGGGCGGATATCGTCATCACCGGCCGCACGACCGATGCCGCGGTCGTCTGCGGTCCGGCTGCCTGGCATCACGGGTGGAGCCGCACGGATTGGGATGCCCTGGCGGGTGGCGTGACCGCGGGCCATGTCATCGAGTGTGGCACCCAGGCGACGGGAGGGAACTATGCGTTCTTCACCGAGGTTCCTGGCCTCGTTCGCACCGGTTTTCCCTGGGCAGACGTCGCGGCCGATGGATCGACGGTGATCGGCAAGCACGAGGGCACCGGTGGCGAAGTGTCGATCGGAACCGTCACGTCGCAGCTTCTCTACGAGATCGGCGGGCCGGAGTATTTCGGGCCGGATGTGACCACCCGTTTCGACACCATCGAACTCGAACAGGTGGGGCCGGATCGTGTGCGGATGCATGGCATCCAGGGAGAACCTCCGCCCGCGACCTTGAAGGTTTGCCTCAACCGGGCCGGCGGATTCCGCAATGACATGAACGTCTGCCTGACCGGTCTCGATATCGAGGCGAAGGCGAAGCTCGTCGAAGAAGCCTTCTGGGAGGCTTGCCCCTACGGGCCTGAAGACTATGCGCAGGTGACGACCCGGCTCGTTCGCACCGACAAATCCGATCCGGAGACGAACGAGCAAGCCGTTGCCTTGTGGCGCATCAGCGCGAAGGACCCGGATGAGAAGAAGGTGGGCCGCGCGTTCTCGAATGCAATGGGCGAATTGGGCCTGTCCACGATTCCGGGCTTCTTTGGTGTCGGTGGCGGCCCCGCCGCCGGGCGGCCCTTCGGCGTCTACGAGCCGGCCCGGATTGCTGCTGAGTTGGTTCCCCAGGAGGTGGTGATACTCGGTTCGGAGAGCGGAGAAATCTCCTCGGTCGTGCCCAGACCGGACGTTCGGGTCGAACCGACCCCAGGCCCCGAAGCTGCGCGGCCGGAAGGCGAGACGAGGCGTGCGCCTCTTGGCGTCGTGTTCGGCTCTCGCTCGGGCGACAAAGGTGGCAACGCCAACCTCGGCGTATTCGCGCGCAGTGACGAAGCCTGGGCATGGCTCGATGCCTTCCTCACCGAAGAACGCCTGCGCGAGCTGCTACCCGAGGTCGCGCCGCTACCGATCGATCGCCATCGGTTGGCTTCCCTGCGGAGCATCAACTTCGTCATCCATGGTCTGCTCGAGGAGGGTGTCGCCGCCTCGACGCGGCAAGATGGCCAGGCCAAGAGCCTCGGCGAATGGTTGCGAGCTCGGGTCGTCGATCTACCGGTGGCCCTGCTCCCGTGA